TATAACAGTCTGTATCCTTTTGGCTCATGTCCAGTTGGTGAGTTATTCATTATAAACTCACGCTGTCCTGCAAAACTTTATAACTTTATGTTTTCAAACATATAAAATGTGCTGAATTTTGAATACGTGCAcaaaatgatgcacaaaacCTGCAGAATATTTACATTAGTTTGAGCGATGCAGCTCCCCACCAGGGTTCACAtagcccaggggtcagcaacctgcgactctttagctcctctccagaggctccctgtggatttataaaaagaattagtggaaatgaataactgttttttgtttacattttaatttttatttatcatttttgtaggtccatggtacgacggtacgacggagtattagggccacattgaggaaaaaaataaatcagagattttgagattaaagtcgtaatattatcaaaataaagtcataacattataaagtagtatttttatgtgttattttatttttttcctcgtaaagttatgactttattctcataatactacgactttcttctcttaaacttctgactttattctaattattttatgactttattctcgtaatattacaacattttttccgtaaagttatgacttacttctcgtaatgttacgacttttttctcataatattacgactatattctgtaaatctcagatgttttttccctcaatgtggtcctaatactccgtagtacattgtctctttggccctcactgcattagacttatatactatatacttagactataaactgttactttcatcacaatgatcagatgttttgcggctccagacagatttctttttttttgtttttgttgcctaaaatggctctcttgatagtaaaggttgccgacgcCTGATATAGCAGGAAAGAATATTAGTGTGGAAATACAAGGCAGCACCCtacaggtctgagaagtgaagccttcttcttctcttcttcaatacagcatgatgttcatttagtatattatggtcccatttagagtcacatagaccataaagcaggggatgctttagggcggggctaccttgtgattgacaggtcgctaccacggcgttgtccggtctgggagttgtccatgtttacaactttaaccctttcacagtgtgttttcatttcatcaaagttaattagaacATTTTAGTCATctcaaaatgtcttattcagtgttgtacgtagctccaccctctcgagtcacttctggttgcaaaaaagccaGATGGCAATTGacaaatgttatgtttaaatatgcaaacgaggcattatctaatgctaacgtTTGGTGAATTTAGAAGAAATCTACAAACGCAAACAgacaaaatagtaaaataaaaacctaaatatgtattttggatattttctttCCACTCGTCTGAAACAGACATGTTGCTCAAAAtagaccagtgcatgaaaaactatGTTTTTGCTTGCTGAGTctggagaaaaggagagaggaaactaTATGTTAGCAGTGTGAGTTTTCATGTCCTCCTGTAATATCAGCCTCTCACTTTGTTTTATGCTGATTTAGAACATGTGAAACATTCTCCACAGAGTTACTCTGCACTGATTTAGTGATTTTAGCGTGTTGGATGATGATGCGTGTCTGTGATCCAGGGTCTCTGGAGGTGAGCTGTTTGACTTCCTGGCACAGAAGGAGTCTCTGAGCGAGGAAGAGGCCACTCAGTTCATCAAGCAAATCCTCGAGGGGGTCAACTACCTCCACGCCAGGAAAATAGCCCACTTTGATCTCAAGGTTTGTCCAGACAAGACGTGATGCTTTTTAACTACATGTGCTGTGTAgagagacccacaatagaccagtttttgtcttttttaggggggtacagggtgtctttagggggagatagcaggtcaacatagaagtggtgtacatcatctgaaagctgagaacctgaagattaatttgagatgctgctcagcgcTGTGGGTCAAGGACTTCTAGttataaatctgtaataaacatgattggatggtgagcatatctgttgtgtaaactgctcagaaacccccttattgtcaatctagctaggaaagccatccatcctctgaatgctctaggtctctagtttgatccatccatcctctgaatgctctaggtctttagtctgatccatccatcctctgaatgctctaggtctctagtctgatccatccatcctctgaatgctctaggtctctagtttgatccatccatcctctgaatgctctaggtctctagtctgatccatccatcctctgaatgctctaggtctctagtttgatccatccatcctctgaatgctctaggtctctagtctgatccatccatcctctgaatgctctaggtctctagtttgatccatccatcctctgaatgctctaggtctgtagtttgtggctgtaaagtttcatgaggctgtgatgatcctagaggtcaccacaggtcatcttatacagtgaggtcacgtttaaaagaaaaaatggtctcactacaatgaaatgtctcctatggggactaacatcatctcacatgaatacagttgggctcattggatccacaagagtctcagctttacagtgatacccaatttatataATTCCAAGACTGATTACATTTCATAAACCTTTAATAACACAATTTCCATAACAAAAGTCACTCTGAAATGACCTCGTTCAGCTCCGCCGTGACATTTTGTCAAAGCGGTAAAAGCTTGTTTCACGATCAAACGTTGTTACTCAGGATGATTCAGCATCTTCTGTGAGGCTTCTCTCAGAGATACGCTCAGCGATTATCAAAGATTAAACTATTATTAATGGACCATTTATGTGATTTGAAGATAAAAGCAAAAAGGAAATTAACTTTTAGaaatcaacaaacaacaacaaaataaatctgcaaATAATGAGATATCCTGAGGTCACATCAGTCACATCAAGAGACAAGCAGCTGTCAAAGCATGTGACAGTTATTATGCCTCCGCgccagccgtggccggaggcatgtTGTTCTCAGGTTGTCTGCCCATTtggtccattctcgtgaacgtgatatctcaggaacgcctggagggaagtTCTTCAAATTTGACGAAAAGTCCACTTGACGCAAAGATGagagtttggtggtcaaaggtcaaaggtcactgtgacttcatGTCCGTCCTATTCTtttgatatctcaggaacgcctcaTCTTATGATTTCAATCTCACCACAGCGTCCATTTAGTAGCACTTCTTAGATCAGAACATGTAGAATACTTTAATAACTATCATAAAGCCATGATTTATAAAAGGGAGACACAGAAAtggaaacatgaaaaaaaaaggtttccagAACGTATcctaactttttttctgaactttAGACATAATAGATTATTTCCTTTTATGCTTATTAAATCATAGGAAGGAACACACGACCCGATGTCTCGGACCCTTGATAAAAGTACCTGTAATGTTGCTGATGTACAAACTGAACTCTTTACTGCTCTTGTATCAAAACAATCACAGAgttaaagctaaaaaaaatctatctaaGATTTATTTCTCCTACGTTTTTGTGAAAATGCCAGcagacaaaactgaagtagTGAAGAAAAGGAGACGTTAATGAGTTAGTGAGTGTATTCATGTGACATTAACAGGTGTCTCTTTTTATTTCCCCTCGTCTCATGCTGCTGAATTACTCTGTCTCACAACTAAAACATCTTGCTCTCTAATAACTTGCCTTTcgtatttctgtttttgtgaattaaataaaaaagccttgcgacataaataaataaataaaataattatgattatttattttgttatcttGGAAGCAAAACACTCATCCAACATTTATGTTATTCATCAATAAATCATCAAAATTTTACCATTtgagaaaatattaatattaatattattattataataagtGTGGGTTAAATGGAAgattttctttcacattttgtacattttccgTTGTGAGAATTTGTGAGCCAGATGTGTCTAAACTTCACCTGCTGATGACggatcatgtgatatgatcaaaagctccagaaccgctactaaatggaccttgtgtgagattattttctgctgtttccaaagtcaaaacATAACtttaaacttaaataataatggaagttaattttgtGTTCCTCTCGACTCCTCTGAGTTTCTTTCTCTGTAAAGTGGAGAAGCTGGTTTTGGATGTTTTTCCAGTTCACTGACTGGAAACATTTGGCCATCACCTCGGTCTCACCAGGAGAGAGTTCAGTAAAATACAGGAGGAAGATTTGTTCCACTAGATGGAGCAATTATCTGTGTTTAATCTAGAAAATATGACTTTGACTTGTGTGCACAGTAACTTTGAAATGAATAGCTGCGAATGAAGCTCTCATGAACAGACAGTTTTACAACTTCTgaacatatactgtatcattttattttttgcaatgtaaaataaacatcatgcagGAAACAGTGTAATAGTTCATGTCATTTGTAGTTTTTCTCAAACATTTGAAACGTTTCTGTCTCCTCGGCAGCCTGAAAACATCATGCTGCTGGACAAGAACGTGCCGCTGCCGAGAATCAAACTCATCGACTTCGGTCTCGCCCACAAGATCGAAGCCGGCGTTGAGTTCAAAAACATCTTTGGAACACCGGAGTTTGTAGGTAAGACGACGTGTAAACACAAACACGACCAAGAAAACAACTAAACGCAGGTTAAATTCCTCCACCCCGACACACCTGCTGATGTACAGtcagagaaaatgaaagaaaaatgttgCAAATAATCAGATGCTCTTGCATGCTGAGATGTATTATATCTCCAGTGTCTGTAGCTGTTGTAATGTTAATGTCCATCCAGGCTGAAAAtgtccagacagacagacacggtccagggATTCCAccaatatatataaacattttaaactatAAATATACGTACACAAGCATACGCACATACATAAAGGGAAAAAGTTAAAAGAAGATAAACACACAatgaaacaaaagacaaaagagtagaaaaaagaaataaggaaatgaaaagaaaaggtaACAGGGAAAGATGGCGTGGAAGAATAAGAAGAGTGGGTCCTATTGCCTCCCATTAATGGGGCCCATTAATACAGTTTTGCCATTTATAGTAATAATCTTGACTCTAATTAacaacttaaaataaaaaattttcAAATGCAAGTATTCATCCAATTATCTGAGTGACTCACGCATCAACAGAGAGGGCAAGAGGAGGTTTCCTGTCTTCAGAGAGTAAGACGAGGATAGGGCTGGGtattgtttaaaggtcccatattgtaaaaagggcgATTTTCGtgtctttttatattataaagcaggtttaagtgctatatgaaTACTGTtgaactatcaaaacgctcaatatacggagaaatacacacagcccttattcagaaattgtgcgtttgaaacaagccgttaggatttctgtccatttgtgatgtcacaaatatacaatatttagaccattacacagttttagacataaacattctaaatgtgtcccagtttatttcctgttgcagtgtatgtaaataacatcagctgacaggaagtaaacatggacccaagctgttgcctagcaacgcaattccgttgcaattccgttgcaattccgttgaaattagctaaaacggagcgtttcaggcagagggtaaatacaggtatattcaggctgacaatACGAGAATAAGAAAATATACGAAAATAAAGGTATTTtcttaacattacagcatgtaaacatgttctagtaaaaacacaaaatacaagtaataacctgaaaatgagcacgatatgggaccttttaaaagAATTACAATACCAGTGCCTGTAAAGTGATACCGATAACAACAGAGTACTTCATTGGATACcaatcatgtgaatggaagcattCATACGTGAAACGTAACTGTTTACTTTCCAGCTGCTTTAACAGCATTCTGCCCGTCGTCTGTTTGTCTTTCAAGCACCGGAGATCGTCAACTACGAGCCTCTGGGGTTAGAAGCTGACATGTGGAGCATCGGGGTCATCACCTACATCCTGCAAGTTAACCACACACACCATAATGTAACTTAGACGAGTgaaggggtcagcaacctgcggctctttagctcctctccagtggctccccgtggacttataaaaatggaaatgaataactgttttttgttttatttatcatcgtTGTAGGTCtttggtacgacggtacgacggtataACGGAGcataagggccacattgagggaaaaatttatctgagatttcaagaataaagtcaaaatattacgagaaagaaaATTGTAACATGAGAATAAtatcagaagtttacgagaaaaaagttgtaatattatgagaatgtaatgactttattctcgtaatattactatttttctcgtaaagttatgactttatttgcgtaatattattactttttttctcgtaaacttatgtctttattcttctaatattacaactttttttcttgtaaagttatgactttattctcataatattaccattcttttctcgtaatattctgactttaatgtgtaaatctcagatgttttttccctcaatgtgttcctaatactctgtagtacatttgcccTCACTGCATCAGacctatatactatatacttagactattagctgtgttaccttcattctaaaatggctcttttgatagtaaaggttgttgAACCCTGGGTTAGTGTATACTGCACGTTAtacagcatcagcagcagctgccGTCAAAGAGggtgacgatgatgatgaacctctttgtgttttggttCCAGGCTGAGTGGAGCTTCACCGTTCCTGGGGGAGACCAAACACGACACACTGGGGAACATTTCTGCCATCAATTATGAGTTTGATGAGGAGTTCTTCTGTCACACCAGCGAGCTGGCCAAGAAATTCATCAGCCAGCTGTTGGAGAAGGATAAGATGTAAGAGCTCAAGCGTAACGTACactgcttgaagtggaaaataaGAAGTGCCAATactcctcttattcacatgttggcgtgtatATCGGCCAGTATCCGCAATCTCTTGCTcctattgatttattattattatacttgggctatgcatcttctatagtaggtctataatactccaataatattcacactggaacattatagggttaaggtggtatgtttagtgttaatagttaatgtgctttcctgtgttatttgtagcctgtAGTAGGCTACTTCAGGGCAATCTTAAAGTTAATTTCAGTTTTGTAATCTTCTCCAGAATCACATAACCCCTCTGTGACTGTAGTAGTTTAGTAATATTACTTTTCTCTTACAGGAAGAGATTAACAATCCAAGATGCTCTTAATCACCCATGGATCAAGGTAAAGTGAATAACCTTTTTTAAGATCTACGCTGCTGTTCAAAAGTTATACATCACCTGTATCGCCCGTATTGATGTTTGatatgagataaaaaaaaaaacattataattcagacaccaaacatattatttacatttgaaatagTTTTGGCCCCAAAAGAAGATTTCAAACTGCCGTTTAGTCGATGTCCCCACTGTGTTGCATGATGGGAGAATACTGTCGGAACCTGGATGTTGAATTCGTTTTCCAGTCATCAGAAAcatggagcaattcaaacgggatcgaaagaatatttgtctctctccttttctaccgttcatattttttccgaaataaagtcccatggtggtccacagggggcgggacttcacctctctattaaCAGCTTGTTATTGGCTGCATTATTGTGACgttgacactgaaacaggaacctGTTCCTGTTTAAATCTGCACACATTTAGATGCTTAGCTTCCAGTTTCTTTTACCAATGATTTCTTCtcttcttattatttttaacaatccCATGTGTAGAACATTTCTGACGTAGCCGTAGTATATAATTGGATTagctgtctgtatctgtgtctGCATGCTCTTCCCTCCTTTAGATGACAGTTACTAACTCTCCCTTCTTTAAACCCTGAAGTCCAACGAGCACAAGGAGGAGAATAAAGCCAAGGAGCCGAAGAAACGGGAGCGGCGCCAGCTGAAGACGAAGCGCCTGAGGGAGTACACCATCAAGTCCCACTCCAGCATGCCGCCCAACAACACCTATGTAAACTTTGAGCGTTTCGCCCAGGTGGTGGAGGACATAGACCAGATGGAGAGCTCGTTCGTCAGCCTGGCAGCAGCCCACGACTCCCTGCAGGAGGACATCGACGCCATGGTGTCTATATACAACGAGAAGGAGGCCTGGTACAAGGAGGAGAGCGAGGACGTGCGCCACGAGCTCTCGCAGATCCGCTACGAGTTCCGTAAGGTGGAGGCCTTCAAGAGGAGCCTGCAGGACGACATGCAGGCCTTCAGCTCCGGCCTCGGCGCCGTCAGCAGCCGCTTCCAGGAGAGACAGAACCACTTCGACGCGCTGCGTCTGGAGCTGAGCGACGAGCTGAAGTGGGTGCAGGAGGTGATGGGTTCGTTTCCtctggatggaggaggaggtggcggGTACCCCAACTGCAGCTTCTCCACCGTCTTCAACAACGACGTGAACGAAGCCCTGAAGGAGCTGCTGAACCGCTCCTgtggaggagagctgctggCCGGGATCAACCTGGACTTTGAATCCGGACAGCAAAGATAAAGAATAAGATGCTTTACGATTattagaaaaacatttaaaatcacGGTGACTGGAGCAGATGCTATGTCACAATACCTTCACAAAGAAGAAGTTTATTCAATAACACTTCATTtaacaggtccgcaaatttaatgttaattaggtgataattagcaagtaacctattttaaatttcttttcaATTACTGCCGAAATgaccccaatatttaccccaTAATTTATCGAAAatcactttattataaacattatttaataattatattctgacatttcttaaaaaacttgtgggtacccatagaacccatgttcattcacatatctggaggtcagaggtcaagggacccctttgaaaatggacatgccagtttttcctcgccaaaattgggCTGAAACGCTCAAAAAGTTGTgactgttatttagcctccttcgtgacaagctagtatgacatggttggtaccaatggattccttaggttttctaatttaatatgataccagtatcttcactatggctttaaaactgagccggagTAAAGGTTGACCCGCTGTACCCTCTGAGTCACATCCGCCCCACCTATTTGCTTAACTGTATCTATCAATGTCCCATcaaatgtgtttaaatgaaATTGGCTTCATTCAAACATTAAAGAGCATGTTACTCATGAGTTCAGATTGATCAATACTGTGATGGACAGCTGATGTTGACACAGGCACGCTTACACAATATTGTTTACTTTGTAAATTTGTACTAGACTGTGTCACCCAACATTAGTGCTATTTCAGGAGTCTCGTGAACATCGGCACGTACAGAAGATCAGCACAGTGTTCACTTAAATCTACATTTATGGATTTATGAGTCTTTGTTGTGGATTTCCACATTACTGAGTCAGGAAGGCAACTGGATCTAAATCAGAGCTGGTAGCATTTTGGGCATTTAAGGTGCTTGCAggtcatgaaaaaaatgaaatatcgCTACAACaatcatggatggattactgaacgggcctACCAGGTACAGGCCCAAAGTGTCAACGCCCCCCCTCCGTACCAACCAGGAtaagactcaaaatgaccacaaagtaacATAAAACGACTAAAAAAttactgcaaagagacacaaagcaactaaaAAGAGACTCAGTGACTATAAAAAggggcaaaaaaacacaaaaagacaaaacgattacaaagagacacaaaacaactacaaagagaaacaaaatgactacaaagagacataaagcaactacaaagagactcaaaatgactacaaagaaacaaagcaactacaaagagacacaaaatgactacaaagaaacaaagcaactacaaagagacacacaatgactacaaagagacacaaagcaactacaaagagacacacaatgactacaaagagacacaaagcaactacaaagggactcaaaatgactacaaagagatgcaaagcaactacaaagactcgaaacaactacaaaagtgaaacaaaataactATAAAAGAGACATAA
Above is a genomic segment from Sebastes umbrosus isolate fSebUmb1 chromosome 2, fSebUmb1.pri, whole genome shotgun sequence containing:
- the dapk2a gene encoding death-associated protein kinase 2a, giving the protein MDLFKQQKVEDFYEIGEELGSGQFAIVKQCREKSTGLEFAAKFIKKRQSMASSRGVRREEIEREVDILQQIQHPNIVTLHDVYENRTDVVLILELVSGGELFDFLAQKESLSEEEATQFIKQILEGVNYLHARKIAHFDLKPENIMLLDKNVPLPRIKLIDFGLAHKIEAGVEFKNIFGTPEFVAPEIVNYEPLGLEADMWSIGVITYILLSGASPFLGETKHDTLGNISAINYEFDEEFFCHTSELAKKFISQLLEKDKMKRLTIQDALNHPWIKSNEHKEENKAKEPKKRERRQLKTKRLREYTIKSHSSMPPNNTYVNFERFAQVVEDIDQMESSFVSLAAAHDSLQEDIDAMVSIYNEKEAWYKEESEDVRHELSQIRYEFRKVEAFKRSLQDDMQAFSSGLGAVSSRFQERQNHFDALRLELSDELKWVQEVMGSFPLDGGGGGGYPNCSFSTVFNNDVNEALKELLNRSCGGELLAGINLDFESGQQR